GGTAGCCGGAAGGCAGCACGCTGGGGTCCGAGTGGTTGAGCTCGACACGGACGGTGCCGCCGAGTTCCCCGATCGGGATGGGGGCGTCGAGGCGACCGAACTTCACCCGGTAGTCGTCCAGCAGACGCAGGGCCTGCCGGGCGAAGTAGCCGAGTTCCGGATGGTGCCGCTTGGCCTCCAGTTCCGTGACCACGACGATGGGGAGCACGACCTCGTGCTCGTCGAAGCGGGTCAGGGCGTTCGGGTCGGCCAGCAGAACGCTGGTGTCGAGAACATAGGTGCGCCGGTCTGGCATACGGCGCTTTGTGCTGGTCACCACGGAAGGACGTACCCCCTCGGATGAGGTCGGGGAGCGACGGAGTGGAGCTGGACCGGTACGCGGCCGCTTCGCACGGGCCGAGAACCGGCCCCCCGCTGCTTCTTCCGTGCCGTGACCGCACGGTCGGGCTGGTGCAAAGGGCCTCCCGGGCGGACGGCCCCGTGCCGTCCGCTGAGATCCGACACCCGTGGTTCGGGCGTCGACCTGCTTGGCTTATGCCCTCGAACATGCGCCGCCATGCCACGGCATATGACGGCGCGCCGGTGAACTCCGTGTTACTTCCACCCGTGACGGGGGTATACGAGGCGCCCTCGAAGGGCGCCCGCCGGTCTGCGCTCAGCCGCCGTAGCGGCGGTGACGGGCGGCGTAGTCGCGCAGCGCGCGCAGGAAGTCCACCTTGCGGAAGGCCGGCCAGAAGACCTCGCAGAAGTAGTACTCCGCATGGGCCGTCTGCCACAGCATGAATCCGGACAACCGCTGCTCACCGCTGGTCCGGATGACCAGATCGGGGTCGGGCTGGGCGCCGGTGTACAGGTGGCGGCCGATCAGGTCGACGCTGACGGAGTCCGCGAGGGCCTCCATCGAGGTGCCCCTGTCGGCCGCGTCCACGATCATCGAGCGCACGGCGTCGGCGATCTCCTGGCGGCCGCCGTAGCCGATGGCGACGTTGACCAGTATCCCGTCGACGTGCGCGGTGGACTCCTCGGCGACCTTCAGCGCGGTCTGCACATGGGAGGGGAGGATGTCGGGGGTGCCCACGTGGTGGACGCGCCAGCGGCCGTCGGCGGCCAGGGTGCGGACGACGTCCTCGATGATGCCGAGGAGGGGGACGAGTTCGTCGTCGGGCCGGTCGAGGTTGTCCGTCGACAGCAGCCAGAGGGTGACGACCTCGACGTCCGTCTCGGTGCACCAGCCGAGGAACTCCTCGATCTTCTCCGCACCGGCGCGGTGGCCGTGCTCGGTGGTGGAACCCGCGGCCTTCGCCCAGCGTCGGTTGCCGTCCATGATGACGCCGATGTGCTTGGGCACCTGAGCGTGGTCCAGGTGACCTTCCACCCGGCGTGCGTACAGCCTGACCAGAAGGCCGCGCAGCTTGTCGCGCAGGTTCACGTGATTGTCAGCCCCTCCGTACGGTGCGGTCCCCGCGGGGCGCAGCCTACCCCTGTGAGGCTCTCGCCGGTGACGCGGGTGGGAGGCGCGACCTCCGCGCCGGGGGCTCCGGACAAAAAAACGGGCCGGTCCGTGGGGGGGAGACGGACCGGCCCGAGGGGGGGTTTCCACCATAACCCTTCGTAAGTGATGCTGCGCGCATCGGCACGCCACAACTACTCTCCGAAGTCGCCCGACAACACGACGGTGGCCGTCTGAGGCGTTGTTCCTGAGTGGTTCATGGCCGGAACACGGCGGATTCTCAGGAGAATGGGCACGTTTGCCGGGCAAAGTAGAGGTTGCGGGGCGGTTTGAGCCTCCCTGGGCCGCTCGTCCCCTCGTCCCTCTGACGGGCTACCCGGCCACGAACGTCCCCTTGACGCGGTCGGCGCCGCTCGCCCCTCTCGGCGCCGGGCCTGCGGGAGCGGATGCAGGAGTGCGGCGAGGCCGGGGGCGGTTCCCGGCCAATCCTCGGCTAGGCGCGGCGGGCCTCGAAGAGGTGGCGGGTGCTGTGCGCGACGAACGGGCCCTCGGCCTCGATCTGTTCGTGCAGTGCGCGCAGTCGGGGCCGATAGGTCTCCACCGTGAAGCCGGGGACCATCCACACCACCTTGCGCAGGAAGTGGACCACCGCGGCGATGTCGTGGAACTCGACGCGGAGCCGTTCGGTCCGCAGATCGACGACCTCGAGCCCCGCCGCCTCCGCCCCGGCCCGCTCGCGCTCGGGATGCCGGGCACTGCTCACCGTCTCCGGCTGCGGCCCCAGGAAGTACTCGACCAGCTCGAAGACGCTGCGCGGGCCCACATGCTGGGCGAAATAGGTCCCGCCGGGCCGGAGCACACGGGCGATCTCGCCCCACAGGGGCCGTACCGGATGCCTGCTGGCGACCAGGTCGAAGGCGGCGTCCGCGAAGGGCAGCGGGGCGTCCTCCGGGGACGCGACGACCGCGATACCACGCGGGCGCAGCAGGGCGGTGGCCTTGGCGACGTTCGCGGGCCAGCCCTCCGTGGCGACGGTGAGCACGGGGGCCCGGGGGGCCACCCGGCCGAGCGCGAAGTCCAGGACCTCACCGCCCCCGGTCTGCACGTCGAGCGCGGTGCTCGCGTCCGCCAGCCGCCCGGCCAGCGACATCGCGTACCCCCACGAGGGCCGCGCCTCGGTGGCCCGCCCCTCGAACCAGGAGAAGTCCCACCCTTCGGTGGGGACGGCCGCCCCTTCGGCGAGAAGGTCTTCGAAGGCGGGGCGTGTGTCGTGGTCGTCGTCCTTCATCGGATACCTCCGAGGAAACCCCGGCCTTCGGGCCGGGGAGGAATCGGACTCCTGCGGAGCAGGGCAGGGAGCTGGGGTTCGCCGCCAGGGCGGCCTTTGCCGGAGGGGGCGCAGCCGTCCACGGTGACCGTGTCCCAGGACGCGGCGGGGCGCTGGTTCGTGTCGCTGCTCTGCGACGACACGATCCCACCCGCCCCGGCCACCACGAACGCGGTCGGTGTCGACGCGGGGATCACGTCCCTGCTGACGCTCTCCACCGGAGAGAAGATCACCAACCCCCGGCATGAGCGCAAGGACCGCACCCGGCTGGCCAAAGCCCAGCGGGAGCTGTCCCGCAAGGCCAGGGGCGACGGGGCCAACCGCGCCAAGGCGCGCCGGAAGGTCGCCCGTATCCATGCCCGGATCGCCGACCGGCGCCGGGACATCCTGCACAAGCTGACCACCCGGCTCGTCCGTGAGAACCAAACGGTCGTGATCGAGGACCTCACCGTCCGCAACATGGTCAGGAACCACCGCCTCGCGCGCGCGATCTCCGACGCCTCGTGGAGAGAGCTGCGGACGATGCTGGAGTACAAGACCGCCTGGTACGGGCGGGAACTCGTGGTCGTCGACCGCTTCTTCCCCAGCTCGAAACTGTGCGGTGCCTGCGGCACGGTCCGGGCGAAGCTGCCGCTGAACGTCCGTACCTGGACGTGCGAGTGCGGTGCGGTCCACGACCGGGACGTGAACGCGGCGAACAACCTTCTGGCCGCCGGGCTGGCGGTGTCTGTCTGTGGAGCTGGTGTAAGACCTCAACGGGAGTCCTCCCGGACGGGGCGGTCGGTGATGAAGCAGAAACCCCCACGGCGCGAGCCGTAGGAATCCCCCTCGTTCACGAGGGGGAGGAAGTCAAGAGGGGATCGTCGCAGGCGGGGGGCGGCGGGGGGCGAGGCCAGGGGGGCGGACGCCGGTGTTTTTTATGCGGGGGCGCGGTCGTCGGCGGGCCTGGCGTCCGGACCCGCTCAGCCCGACGCTTCCGGATCCGCCGGCGGCCCCGTCTCGACCGTGACGCGCGCCCCCGCCTTCATCCCCCAGCCCGCCATGGCCCCCGCCTCCGCCTCCAGGACGTGTCGGGCCCGCAGACGCGGTCGGCCCAGGAGGCCGGGGCGCATGGTGCGGACGGCCAGGACGGTGAGGTCGCGGGTCAGGTAGGCGACGTCGATGGGGATGCGCATGCGGAAGGTGTGGATACCGGACGCGGGGGACAGCAGCAGCGCGCCGTCGACGGAGTCCCGGCCCAGGAGCCCCTTGGTGCGGGCCCGGTAGGAGGTGGCGACCTCCAGCGGGACGGTCACGACCGCCCCGCCTTCCCCGTCCCCGGCCCTGTGCACCGTCATCCGGCCCCGCCCGTCACGCCAGCGCCTCATGTCCCACCCTTCGCGTCGTCCACGGCCTACCCTTCCCACCGTCCGGTGACTCCGCCCGCACGCCGAGCCGACGAGGTGCGTGATGCGTGATGCGCGCCGGTCTCGCCGCGTCCTTCCTCCGCCAGGGCCGCGTCCACGAGATCCACCTGTGCGTCCACCCCGTCCTCATCGGCCGCGGCACACCCCTGTTCCCCCGCACCGACGCCATGGCCGCCCTCGGCCTCGTGCGGTCCCGGACCTTCGCCAACGGGCTCGTACTGCTCCACTACCGGCGGGCGCGCGGCGAAGAAATGACGGCGGACACGGAAGCCGGGGGCCGGCAGGCGAGGGTCAGCCGGTCGTGCGCGGGAACGTGACCTCCACCCGGCGGTTCTTCTTACGGCCGGCCTCGGTCGAGTTGTCGGAGATGGGGTACTGCTCGCCGTAACCGCGGACCTCGAAGGTGATGTCCGGGTCGTTCAGATCGCCCGCCAGTTCCGCCTGCACGGCGTCCGCCCGCTGCTTCGACAGGACGTCGCCGTGTGCGGACGAGCCCAGGTTGTCCGTGAAGCCGAACACCCGCACCACGGTGGTGTTGTTCTGCTTCTTGATCTCCGCGGCGATCGTGGCGATACGGGACTTCGCCTCCGCACCCAGCTTCGCGCTGTCCTTGCCGAAGAGGACCTCGGCCTGGAGCGCGAAGGTCACGTCCGCGTTGGTGTCCTCCCGGCGCTCGTCACCGGACTCGTCCTCGACGACCTGCTTGATGTCCAGCACCTTGGGCTTCGCGAGAGTGCCGCCCTCGGGGAGTTTGAGGTCGGGGTCGTTGGGGTCGACCTCGACGGGCGCGGTGGCGGTGGGTTCGGTGCCGGGCGGGACGCTGGGGGTCGTGTCGGCTTCGGCGGCCGGGGCCATCCCGATGATCACGAGGGTGGCCACGGCCACCGCGAGAGCGAGACGCGGGGTCATGGTCGGCCTCACCCGGAGATCTGGATGACCCCGCTGGGGAACAGCGGGAGTTGGAAGGAGACGTCCGCCGAGCCCGCGGGGGGCGCGGGGAACTGGAGGAAGACGTCGATGGATTCGCCGGCCTTGAGGGTCGAGAAACCGGTCGTCGTGAGGGGCCGGCCTTCGGTGTCGCGGAGGACGTAATAGCGCTTCTTGCTCTTGGAATCGACGAGGGTGGCGCCGCCGAGGGACAGTCCGTTGTTGATGATCTCGGTCTCGTTGCCGCTCAAAGCGGAGGGGATCACTGCCTCCGCGCCGCTGTCGTTCTTCAGGGCACCGTTGACTGTGACGAAACCGCCCGAATCGCGCACGGCGGAAGTGATCTGGAGCAGCAGACCGCTCGGGCCCTTCAGCTCGGCGATCGGTTCCGCCGAGTCCCCTTCCTGCGGGTTGGGCTTTGATCCACCGGTTTTGGAGGCGGACGGCGAACCCTGCGGTTTCTTGTCGTCGTCTCCTCCGCCCCCACCGCAGGCGGTGGCGCCGAGAGCCAGCCCGGCCACGACGGCCAGCGCGACCATCCCCCTGCGGGCTTTCGCCGTGAACCGCATGCTCATCACTCCGCTTCTTTCTGCACTCGTCGATCGCACATCAGTCGGTGGCCAGGTGGACGTCGAAGAGATCCTCGGGGCCGGGGAGCTCGGTGAGGTCTCTCGGATCCAGCTTCCAGTCCACGCCACCCTCGCAGTTGAGCGTCGGCAGCACGTCGTTCCCGGCATCTTCGTCCGGCGGTTCACCCGATGGCCGGCCAGACGGCTCGACCGGTGGCTCGGTCGACGGCTCGGGTGACGGCTCGGGGGGCGGATCGAACGTGCACAGCGACTCGATCACCGCGGTAGCCGAGGCGTGCGCCTTCGTGGTGCTCGTCACCGGGATCACGGAGTCACCCGCAGACTTGTTCGCCCGGACGGTGACGCGGTACCCCAGGGGGCCGTCCGGCACGCAGTCGACGTCGCCCGCGTCGTTCAGCGCCGCCAACTGGCCCGCCCGCCAGCATGCGTTCTCGCCGCCCTCCCCCTCGAAGATGCCCAGCCACTTCGACGGGTCCAGCACATCGGCCACCCACAGGTCGGCGAGACCGTCCCTGGTCTCCTGGGCGGCCGCCAACGCCGCAGCGTCGGCGGCCGTCTGCGCGCCGTTGCGGTTCACCGCCGCCTGGCCGACCGCGAAGTACGCGAACGCGAGAAAGAGCAGGCCCGCCACCACCGTGATGTAGATGGGGAAGACCTGCCCTGCGTCGCCGTGCCCGCGCGGTCGGATCAGGGAGCCACCTTGGCGATCTGGGCCCTGAGTTTGTCCACGATCGTCTGGCCCAGGTTGGTGTTGGCGATGAGGACCACGATCGCCACCACCACCGCGATGATGCCCAGGTACTCGACGGCGGTCTGTCCCCGATCGCCCTCCGCGCGGCGGCGTACGGCCCGTGCTGTCGTGTTCGTCCAGCCGCTCACCCGGACCTTGGCCGCGACGGCGGTCTTCAGCAGCAGGTCGCTCATGGCGTTCCCCTCCGTTGGTGGCGTGACCGGCACCGTACGGCCGTTGGTCCGCCGCGGAGAAGGGTCCCTGGGCCCAATCCCGGGCCCAGGGGTGAGTCCGTCGGAGTCTCATGAGGTCACCGCCGTGCCCAGCCACTTGGCCGCGGCCTCGGAGCGGCTGCTGCTGTGCAGCTTGGCGAAGATGCGGTTGATGTGGTTCTTGACCGTCTTCTCGCTGATGAAGCAGGTGGCGGCGATCTGCTGGTTGTTCATGCCCGACACGATGAGATCCATGATCTCCGCCTCCCTCGCGCTGAGTCGGAACCTCGCCCTGGATACCGGGGAAGAATGTCTCACAGTTGGTTGCAACTGCGAAAGCGCTTCCGCAGAAGTCAAGGAAAATAGGGGGGATGAGTCCACTTCTGCGTGTGCAGTCGCATCGCTCCGTAGATGTGCCAGCACCGCTGTCGCCGCAGTCGGGGTGAAGTGGGCCCGGCCCCGGGTCACGTCCCGCACCGCCGACACCAGTTCCTCCACGGTGAACTCCCCGTGGACCAGGTAGCCTCCGGCCCCGCCGCGCAGAGCCGCCCGGACGATCTCGGGCTCATGGCTGTACGTCAGCATCACGACGCGGGCGAGGGCCGCCAGGTGGGGCAGCGCGGAGAGGCCGTCCACGCCCGGCATGCGGACGTCCAGGAGGACGACGTCGGGGCGGTGGCGGAGAGCGGCCTCGCAGGCCTCGCGGCCGTCCGCCGCCTCCGCGACGACCGTGATGTCGTCCCGGCCCGAGAGGAGGGCGGTCAGGCCCGCGCGGACCACCGGGTTGTCGTCGGCCACGATCACGCGCACGGGGGAAGGACGGGGCGCCGGGGGGAAGACCGGCTGTTCGGCGCCGGGGCGGTGGGGCGGTCGGTCCGGCATCAGACGACCTCCTCTCCGAAGGGCCGGGTCAGGGGCAGTTCGAGGCGCACCTCGGTGCCCCGGGAGTCCTGGCCGTGTCCGATGCGGATACGGGCGCCGACCGCGGCGGCCCGCTCGGCCATGCCCACCAGGCCGAAGTGGCCGCTGCGGCGCAGCTGTTCGAGGGTGGCGCCGGGTGGGAGGCCGGGACCGTCGTCGCGGACGCTCAGGGTGAGGAGTTCGCCGTTCACGGCCGCTCGGACCTCCACGTGGGACGGGGCCGCGTGGCGGTGGGCGTTCTCCATCGCCTCCGAGGTGATCGTGAGGAGCTGACGGGCCACCGCGGGCGGGACGGGGAGCGTGGCGCGGTCACCGGAGACGCGATAGCTGACCGGCAGGCCGGTCCGCCCCTCGAAACCACGGGCGTTCGCGGCGAGTTCGGGCAGGAGGTCGACGACCTGCGCCGGGTCGGACTCACGCCGCAGGTCGGTGAGGAGTTCGCGGGACTCGGCGGCGGCCCGGCGCGCGGCCCGGGCGACCAGTTCGGCGTGTTGCCGCACGATGACCGGGTCCATGCCCGGCGAGCCCGCCGAGTGGGCCAGGGCGTCCGCCGCGAGGGCCACCCCGTGCAGTGTCTTGGCCACGGAGTCGTGCATCTCCCGGGCCAGCCGGGCGCGTTCGGCGGCGACCGCCTCGGTGCCGGCCAGCCGGGCCTTGACGGAGGTCAGAGCCTGCGTGGCCGCGCCGAAGCGGAGCATGAGATGGCGCAGCGAGGAGCCCATCGCGCCGGTGACGACGCACAGGCCCGGCAGCAGCAGTCGCTCGGCGGGGCTGACGCCGATCTCCCGCACGAGGGTCGCGTGGACCAGCAGCAGGATCAGCGACTGAAGGGACGCGAAGCAGGCGGCGCCCCGCCAGCCGTAGACGATGCCGGCCAGCAGCGGGGTGCAGACGCTGACGTAGGCGAGCGTGGTGTCCGGCCCCGCCGAGATCAGCAGGAGGGTGCCGAACAGCGTGTCCACGGCCAGGAGGGAGGGGTGGCGCAGGAGGAGGGGGCCGAAGCGTTCCCAGTCGCGGAAGAGGACGTAGGAGCCCATGAAGGTGACGACCACGGCGGCGCCGACCAGACGGGTGCCCAGGCCCGGGGCGGCGTTGAGGAGCGCGGCGGGGGTGGCGAGCGCGATCATGGCCAGACGGAACCCGAACACCTGCCGGCACATCGCCTGAAGCGCGTTGACCTGGAGGGAGACGTCCTCCTGGATCGGCACCCCGGTGACTGCGCCACCCGCCAGGACCGAGGCTTCCACCGGGACCGGGGCGGGGGCCCCCACCGGAACAGTCACCTCGGGACCCGTGGGCCCGGCACCTGTGGACTCGGAACTGGCAGACCCGGGGCGGCTGAACCCGGAACCCGCGGACCCGGAACCGGCAGACCCGGAACCCGCGGACCCGGAACCGGCAGACCCGGAACCGGTGGACCCGGAACCGGTGGCCGTCGGGGCGGGGCCGGCCGGTGTCACCGGTTGCTGCTGTTCCCGGCGGCGGCGCCTCAGTACCGCTCCGCGCGCCCGTGTCGTCGCCGTGGTCATGGCTGTCATGTCGTCCGCCTAGTCGCCCGTGATCGAGCTGAAGTCCGTGCCGGAGCCGAGCAGCATCCCTGCGCCGAGGAGAAGCATCGTCGCCGGGACCATGAACGTCGTGATCATCAGCGTGGCCTTGGGGACCGCCCGGGCCGCCTTGCGGCGCGCGTTCTGCGCGTCGGTGCGGCGCATGTCCTTGGCGATCGAGACGAGCGTGTCGACGATCGGCGCGCCGAGCTCCTCGCCCTGCTGGAGTGCCGTGACGAACATGGCGACCTGCTCGGAGTCGTTGCGCCGGCGCAGCTCCTGGAAGGCCTCGCGGCGGCTCACGCCCAGGTCCATCTGACGCAGGGTGATGCGGATCTCGTCCGCCCAGGGCCCCTCGTACCTGGACGCCACCCGGTCGAGGGCCTGCCGGAAGCCGAGGCCCGCGCTCACGACCACCGCGAGCACGTCGAGGAAGTCGGGCAGGGTCCGTTCGATGGCGTCCTTGCGGACCCGGATCGCGGACCAGATGCCGACCTCGGACCAGAACACGCCGAAGGCCAGCATGAGCAGCGCGACGAAGAAGCTGCCCTGGAGCAGCGCGGCGAACGCGCCGAGGGCGCCGATGGCGCCGTAGACCGCCCGCCGGGCCGCGTAGCGGTCGATCGTCAGACCGCCGGGGTTGCCCGCGAGGTCGATCCTGCGCCGGTAGCGGGTGACCTGCCTGGGGCCCATCAGGCGCAGGACGGCGGGGGCGTACCGCATGCCCATGCGGTCGATGAGCGAGCCGACGGCACTCGTACGGGTCGAGCCGACCTCCAGGGCCAGCGCGAGGTCGGTGGGCAGCTTCACCTCGGCCCGGTACATGCGGATGCCGGCGAACATGCCCCAGACACTGAGACCCACGGCGAGTGCGAGCAGAAGTTCCATCCCCTGTGCCACCTCCTGCTCAGACGTCGATACGGGACATGCGGCGGATGAGGACGAAGCCGACCGCGTAGAGACCGAACGCGATGATCACGCACGCCTGGCCGACCGCCGATCCGGTCATGCGGTCCAGCGTTCCGTCCTCGACGCTGTTCATGAGGAACAACGCCCCCACCCCGAGCGCCGGCACCGCGTAGGACGTCATGTTCACCTGCGACAGCTGGGTCCGCACCTCACGCCGGGTCTCCTTGCGCTCCTCCAGCGTCTCGGTCAGGTTCCGCAGGGCCCCGACGACCTGGCCGCCCGCGCGGTTGGAGAGGACGAGGGTGGTGACGAGGACGACCAGTTCACGGGAGGGAAGGCGGTCGGCGAGTTCACCGAGGGCGTCGTCCATGGAGTGGCCCACCGCCAACTGGTTGGCCACCTTGGCCAGTTCCTCGCCCGCCGGGGCCTCCAGCTCCTCCGCCGCCATGCCGATCGCGGTGCGCAGCGCGAGGCCGGCGTGGGTGGCGTTGGCCAGGATGCGGGCGAGTTCCGGGAGTTGGTTGATGAACCTCTCGATGCGTTTCTGGCGCTGCCAGTTGAGGAACTGCCAGGCCGCCCAGACGCCCAGGAGGCCGGCGATCGGGCCGAAGAAGGGGGCCAGGGTGGCCTGGCCGATCAGCCACAGGCCGGTCACCGCCGCCAGCATGTAGACGAAGAACTCGCCGGGTGTCACGTCCAGGCCGGTCGCCGCCAGTTTCCGTTCCAGCTTGCGGCCCGTTTCCGTGCGGCGCAGCCGGCGGTCCAGGGTGCGGAACCGGCGTCCGCGGCCGGTGTCGGGGAGCCCGCCGGTGCGGGTGAGCCGT
This Streptomyces sp. NBC_00377 DNA region includes the following protein-coding sequences:
- a CDS encoding isoprenyl transferase, whose protein sequence is MNLRDKLRGLLVRLYARRVEGHLDHAQVPKHIGVIMDGNRRWAKAAGSTTEHGHRAGAEKIEEFLGWCTETDVEVVTLWLLSTDNLDRPDDELVPLLGIIEDVVRTLAADGRWRVHHVGTPDILPSHVQTALKVAEESTAHVDGILVNVAIGYGGRQEIADAVRSMIVDAADRGTSMEALADSVSVDLIGRHLYTGAQPDPDLVIRTSGEQRLSGFMLWQTAHAEYYFCEVFWPAFRKVDFLRALRDYAARHRRYGG
- a CDS encoding class I SAM-dependent methyltransferase, which codes for MKDDDHDTRPAFEDLLAEGAAVPTEGWDFSWFEGRATEARPSWGYAMSLAGRLADASTALDVQTGGGEVLDFALGRVAPRAPVLTVATEGWPANVAKATALLRPRGIAVVASPEDAPLPFADAAFDLVASRHPVRPLWGEIARVLRPGGTYFAQHVGPRSVFELVEYFLGPQPETVSSARHPERERAGAEAAGLEVVDLRTERLRVEFHDIAAVVHFLRKVVWMVPGFTVETYRPRLRALHEQIEAEGPFVAHSTRHLFEARRA
- a CDS encoding Flp family type IVb pilin, translated to MSDLLLKTAVAAKVRVSGWTNTTARAVRRRAEGDRGQTAVEYLGIIAVVVAIVVLIANTNLGQTIVDKLRAQIAKVAP
- a CDS encoding type II secretion system F family protein, which gives rise to MDLDTLIALTTGVTALTCALAVAGLHAYGQGRARRAELVERLTRTGGLPDTGRGRRFRTLDRRLRRTETGRKLERKLAATGLDVTPGEFFVYMLAAVTGLWLIGQATLAPFFGPIAGLLGVWAAWQFLNWQRQKRIERFINQLPELARILANATHAGLALRTAIGMAAEELEAPAGEELAKVANQLAVGHSMDDALGELADRLPSRELVVLVTTLVLSNRAGGQVVGALRNLTETLEERKETRREVRTQLSQVNMTSYAVPALGVGALFLMNSVEDGTLDRMTGSAVGQACVIIAFGLYAVGFVLIRRMSRIDV
- a CDS encoding sensor histidine kinase is translated as MTTATTRARGAVLRRRRREQQQPVTPAGPAPTATGSGSTGSGSAGSGSAGSGSAGSGSAGSGFSRPGSASSESTGAGPTGPEVTVPVGAPAPVPVEASVLAGGAVTGVPIQEDVSLQVNALQAMCRQVFGFRLAMIALATPAALLNAAPGLGTRLVGAAVVVTFMGSYVLFRDWERFGPLLLRHPSLLAVDTLFGTLLLISAGPDTTLAYVSVCTPLLAGIVYGWRGAACFASLQSLILLLVHATLVREIGVSPAERLLLPGLCVVTGAMGSSLRHLMLRFGAATQALTSVKARLAGTEAVAAERARLAREMHDSVAKTLHGVALAADALAHSAGSPGMDPVIVRQHAELVARAARRAAAESRELLTDLRRESDPAQVVDLLPELAANARGFEGRTGLPVSYRVSGDRATLPVPPAVARQLLTITSEAMENAHRHAAPSHVEVRAAVNGELLTLSVRDDGPGLPPGATLEQLRRSGHFGLVGMAERAAAVGARIRIGHGQDSRGTEVRLELPLTRPFGEEVV
- a CDS encoding DUF192 domain-containing protein, which encodes MRRWRDGRGRMTVHRAGDGEGGAVVTVPLEVATSYRARTKGLLGRDSVDGALLLSPASGIHTFRMRIPIDVAYLTRDLTVLAVRTMRPGLLGRPRLRARHVLEAEAGAMAGWGMKAGARVTVETGPPADPEASG
- a CDS encoding DUF5936 domain-containing protein; this encodes MELLLALAVGLSVWGMFAGIRMYRAEVKLPTDLALALEVGSTRTSAVGSLIDRMGMRYAPAVLRLMGPRQVTRYRRRIDLAGNPGGLTIDRYAARRAVYGAIGALGAFAALLQGSFFVALLMLAFGVFWSEVGIWSAIRVRKDAIERTLPDFLDVLAVVVSAGLGFRQALDRVASRYEGPWADEIRITLRQMDLGVSRREAFQELRRRNDSEQVAMFVTALQQGEELGAPIVDTLVSIAKDMRRTDAQNARRKAARAVPKATLMITTFMVPATMLLLGAGMLLGSGTDFSSITGD
- a CDS encoding dihydrofolate reductase family protein: MRAGLAASFLRQGRVHEIHLCVHPVLIGRGTPLFPRTDAMAALGLVRSRTFANGLVLLHYRRARGEEMTADTEAGGRQARVSRSCAGT
- a CDS encoding response regulator transcription factor is translated as MPDRPPHRPGAEQPVFPPAPRPSPVRVIVADDNPVVRAGLTALLSGRDDITVVAEAADGREACEAALRHRPDVVLLDVRMPGVDGLSALPHLAALARVVMLTYSHEPEIVRAALRGGAGGYLVHGEFTVEELVSAVRDVTRGRAHFTPTAATAVLAHLRSDATAHAEVDSSPLFSLTSAEALSQLQPTVRHSSPVSRARFRLSAREAEIMDLIVSGMNNQQIAATCFISEKTVKNHINRIFAKLHSSSRSEAAAKWLGTAVTS
- a CDS encoding OmpA family protein translates to MTPRLALAVAVATLVIIGMAPAAEADTTPSVPPGTEPTATAPVEVDPNDPDLKLPEGGTLAKPKVLDIKQVVEDESGDERREDTNADVTFALQAEVLFGKDSAKLGAEAKSRIATIAAEIKKQNNTTVVRVFGFTDNLGSSAHGDVLSKQRADAVQAELAGDLNDPDITFEVRGYGEQYPISDNSTEAGRKKNRRVEVTFPRTTG
- a CDS encoding pilus assembly protein TadG-related protein, coding for MRPRGHGDAGQVFPIYITVVAGLLFLAFAYFAVGQAAVNRNGAQTAADAAALAAAQETRDGLADLWVADVLDPSKWLGIFEGEGGENACWRAGQLAALNDAGDVDCVPDGPLGYRVTVRANKSAGDSVIPVTSTTKAHASATAVIESLCTFDPPPEPSPEPSTEPPVEPSGRPSGEPPDEDAGNDVLPTLNCEGGVDWKLDPRDLTELPGPEDLFDVHLATD